AAATATTGCTCGTCGCTATCCTGTCGTTGGATTTGTACAGAATCTAGCGGACGGATCGGTGCAATTGGTGATCGAAGGCGATCCCGAAACATGTCGCCAGGTGGTGTATCACATCGCCGACCAGATGGAAGATTTTATTGCTGAACGAAAAATGCTCTCGAGTGACGCTACTGGTGAGTTTGTTTCGTTCGATATTCGTGACTGACATTCGCTTATCCCGTTTTCTCCTCCTCTGCTCAGGACGATACGACGCGCTATGACGCCACTTCTCGCTTTCTTCCACATGTCGTCAAAGAATTTCGGTCACTGGGTCACTTCGCTGTGGCTGTTTGGCATAGGCGTTATCCTGGGCGGCCTTGTCGTCTTTGTCGCCTGGTCAATCGTCAAGGCGCTTGCTCCGAAGTACGCCGACCGCTGCGTTGAAGCGCTGCGGGGTTCGATCCTGTTTCCGATCACCATGG
The nucleotide sequence above comes from Blastopirellula sp. J2-11. Encoded proteins:
- a CDS encoding acylphosphatase; this encodes MNGNWVRHETIFVGRVQGVGFRATAQNIARRYPVVGFVQNLADGSVQLVIEGDPETCRQVVYHIADQMEDFIAERKMLSSDATGEFVSFDIRD